The Lucilia cuprina isolate Lc7/37 chromosome 5, ASM2204524v1, whole genome shotgun sequence genome includes a window with the following:
- the LOC111683509 gene encoding uncharacterized protein LOC111683509, translating to MKICFAFLTLLGLTQAASLSYLVAPALRSYPIVYGSQTSSIITPVQHQYHTQDELGQYAYGYSDPLSTKQEVRSLDGVTRGSYSYRDANDILQTVDYTADDSGFHVAATNLPKPVQQETFRLTAEPSISHTISSAVATTNSLAASDTDTESNTSTRTFGDTIYTSSGLRLAEHTAAHSKSSTDPANVRSVELSQPMADSLKVTLTPANSVYVNEKPHKVFVSSPLAVPVAKTLVPKLYTYGYPLTKHFYSNGYYY from the coding sequence atgaaaatttgttttgcatttttgaCTTTGTTAGGCCTTACCCAGGCGGCCAGTTTATCTTATTTGGTGGCACCAGCATTACGTTCGTATCCCATTGTCTATGGCAGTCAAACATCATCCATTATAACACCCGTACAGCATCAGTATCATACACAAGATGAATTAGGTCAATATGCCTATGGCTACAGTGATCCTCTATCTACTAAACAAGAAGTACGTTCATTAGATGGTGTTACCCGTGGCTCCTATTCCTACCGAGATGCCAATGATATTCTgcaaactgtagactatacagCTGATGATAGTGGCTTTCATGTGGCTGCCACTAACTTACCAAAACCGGTGCAACAGGAAACATTTCGTCTCACTGCAGAGCCGTCAATTTCCCATACAATTTCCTCAGCTGTCGCTACCACAAATTCCCTCGCTGCCTCAGATACCGATACTGAATCAAATACCTCAACTCGTACGTTTGGTGACACAATTTATACGTCGAGCGGGTTGCGCTTGGCAGAGCATACAGCCGCTCACTCAAAATCTTCTACAGATCCAGCCAATGTTCGCTCTGTGGAATTGTCTCAGCCCATGGCGGATTCCCTTAAGGTTACCCTTACCCCAGCCAATTCTGTATACGTAAATGAAAAGCCTCATAAAGTTTTTGTCTCTTCACCGTTAGCTGTACCCGTTGCGAAAACTTTAGTGCCCAAGTTATATACGTATGGTTATCCGTTAACCAAGCATTTTTATTCGAAtggatattattattaa